The proteins below are encoded in one region of Diorhabda carinulata isolate Delta chromosome 3, icDioCari1.1, whole genome shotgun sequence:
- the LOC130891758 gene encoding N-alpha-acetyltransferase 10 gives MNIRCAKPEDLMNMQHCNLLCLPENYQMKYYFYHGLSWPQLSYVAEDEKGNIVGYVLAKMEEDQEDLKHGHITSLAVKRSHRRLGLAQKLMDQASEAMVECFDAKYVSLHVRKSNRAALNLYKNSLKFETVEIEPKYYADGEDAYSMRRDLSEFAKKVKPKSENKNEE, from the exons atgaatattcgTTGTGCAAAGCCCGAAGATTTAATGAACATGCAACACTGCAACTTGTTGTGCTTACCCGAAAACTATCAAATGAAATACTATTTCTACCATGGCCTCAGCTGGCCACAACTTAGCTACGTAGCAGAGGATGAAAAAG GGAACATTGTTGGTTATGTTCTGGCAAAAATGGAAGAAGACCAAGAAGATCTGAAGCACGGACACATAACGTCTCTTGCTGTGAAACGATCCCATAGGAGATTGGGGTTAGCGCAAAAGTTGATGGATCAAGCATCTGAGGCGATGGTAGAATGTTTCGATGCGAAATACGTTTCTTTGCATGTTCGTAAAAGTAATAGGGCCGCtttgaatttatacaaaaactCTCTAAAATTCGAAACAGTAGAAATCGAACCGAAATATTACGCAGACGGAGAAGATGCGTATTCGATGAGGAGAGACTTATCTGAATTTGCTAAAAAAGTTAAACCTAAgtctgaaaataaaaacgaagaGTAG